Proteins encoded by one window of Enterococcus faecalis:
- a CDS encoding LTA synthase family protein translates to MKKLFKTNILNTRLGLFSLIAILLWLKNLFAYAVDFHLRLENINEYFILLINPIATTVFLLAIALYVRRKKASYITMMIIYFLMSLLLFSNVVYYREFTDFITVNTMLGAGKVASGLGESALRLFRPYDVIYFLDFIIIGVLLLTNKIKTDARPVRARVAVSVTLLSVVFFLFNLFMAETERPQLLGRQFSRDYIVKFLGLNAFTVYDGITTYQTNQVRAEASANDMKQVEDYVKQQYAAPDDSKFGIAKGKNVIYIHLESFQQFLVNYKLKDENGVEHEVTPFINSLYNSKSTFSFDNFFHQVGQGKTSDAETLLENSLFGLDQGSLFTQVGGKNTFEAAPDILKQTQGYTSAAFHGNAGNFWNRNETYKRLGYDYFFDASYYDVNSDNSFQYGLHDKPFFNQSVQYLEHLQQPFYSKFIAVSNHYPYSQFTNDEAGFPIAKTSDETINGYFATANYLDKAVEEFFNYLKSSGLYENSVIVLYGDHYGVSNSRNQNLAELVGKTKADWNDFDNANMQRVPYMIHVPGQENGGVNHTYGGQVDALPTLLHLLGVDTKNYIQLGQDLFSKQHNQIVAFRNGNVVTPKYTILGSSIYDTKTGTLITEPTEEVKKEVADLKAKATKQLETSDQITNGDLLRFYTNSGLKPVNPEDYDYKNQLQQLEAIEKEKGEKSTSVYSKNNNKSTVDEYHTDSYQGYQKTGK, encoded by the coding sequence TTGAAAAAATTATTTAAAACAAATATTTTGAACACGCGACTGGGGTTATTCTCGCTAATCGCCATCTTACTGTGGCTAAAAAACCTCTTTGCGTACGCCGTTGATTTCCATTTACGTTTGGAAAATATTAACGAGTATTTCATACTCTTAATTAATCCAATTGCCACAACGGTCTTTTTATTAGCCATCGCTTTGTATGTTCGCCGTAAAAAAGCTTCTTATATTACAATGATGATTATTTACTTCTTGATGAGTTTACTGCTCTTCTCAAATGTCGTGTATTATCGAGAATTTACTGACTTCATCACAGTTAATACGATGCTTGGTGCTGGCAAAGTAGCTAGCGGTCTTGGCGAAAGTGCCTTACGTCTCTTTAGACCTTATGACGTCATTTATTTCTTAGACTTCATTATTATTGGCGTATTATTATTAACGAATAAAATTAAAACAGATGCGCGTCCAGTCCGCGCACGTGTAGCAGTCTCTGTCACACTCCTTTCTGTTGTCTTTTTCTTATTCAATCTATTTATGGCTGAAACAGAACGTCCCCAATTATTAGGACGTCAATTCTCTCGTGACTATATCGTGAAATTCTTAGGCTTAAATGCCTTTACCGTATACGATGGCATTACAACTTACCAAACAAACCAAGTCCGTGCCGAAGCCAGTGCTAACGATATGAAACAAGTTGAAGATTACGTGAAACAACAATATGCGGCACCCGATGATAGTAAGTTTGGTATTGCAAAAGGCAAAAATGTAATTTATATCCATTTAGAAAGTTTCCAACAATTTTTAGTTAATTACAAATTAAAAGATGAAAATGGCGTAGAACACGAAGTCACACCATTTATCAATAGTCTTTACAATAGTAAAAGTACCTTTAGCTTTGATAACTTCTTCCACCAAGTTGGTCAAGGAAAAACAAGTGATGCCGAAACGTTACTTGAAAATTCACTATTTGGTTTAGACCAAGGTTCACTCTTTACACAAGTTGGTGGGAAAAATACGTTTGAAGCAGCACCCGATATTTTAAAACAAACGCAAGGATACACTAGCGCTGCTTTCCACGGAAATGCCGGTAACTTCTGGAATCGAAATGAAACCTATAAACGTTTAGGCTATGACTATTTCTTTGATGCTAGTTATTATGATGTTAATTCAGATAACTCATTCCAATATGGGTTACACGATAAACCATTCTTTAATCAATCCGTTCAATATTTAGAACATTTACAACAACCCTTCTATTCTAAATTTATTGCTGTGTCCAATCATTATCCTTATTCTCAATTTACAAACGATGAAGCAGGATTCCCAATTGCAAAAACCTCTGACGAAACAATTAATGGTTACTTTGCAACAGCGAATTATTTAGATAAAGCGGTCGAAGAATTCTTTAACTACTTGAAATCTTCAGGTCTCTATGAAAACTCAGTCATTGTTCTTTATGGCGATCACTATGGGGTTTCTAATTCAAGAAACCAAAACTTAGCAGAGTTAGTAGGTAAAACCAAAGCAGATTGGAACGATTTTGACAACGCCAATATGCAACGTGTTCCTTATATGATTCACGTTCCTGGTCAAGAAAATGGTGGTGTGAACCATACGTATGGTGGCCAAGTTGATGCCTTACCAACCCTTCTACACTTACTTGGTGTCGATACGAAAAACTACATTCAGCTAGGCCAAGATTTATTCTCTAAACAACACAATCAAATCGTTGCTTTCCGCAACGGCAATGTTGTAACACCTAAATATACTATTTTAGGTTCTAGCATTTACGATACTAAAACAGGCACTTTAATTACAGAACCAACCGAAGAAGTTAAGAAAGAAGTCGCTGATTTAAAAGCCAAAGCGACGAAACAATTAGAAACGTCTGACCAAATTACTAACGGTGACTTGCTTCGTTTCTATACCAATAGCGGCTTAAAACCAGTTAACCCAGAAGACTATGATTACAAGAACCAATTGCAACAACTGGAAGCAATTGAAAAAGAAAAAGGTGAAAAATCAACGAGTGTTTACAGTAAAAACAATAATAAATCAACCGTTGATGAATATCACACTGACAGTTATCAAGGCTATCAAA
- a CDS encoding class I SAM-dependent rRNA methyltransferase, with amino-acid sequence MKLQVTKKAEHKFKKGYPLIQKEDLQQVPAPLPTDWLTLIDSKGQRLAEGYLGEQNKGIGWLLSWHGPINQSFFQQLFEISRKKRTSFEKDSLTTAYRLFNGEGDGIGGLIIDRYADYAVFSWYNETLYQKKAELLTAFRTVYPDIIGAYEKIRFSTKNLPESQFLYGEQAPEPLLVTENGVQFATYLNEGLMTGIFLDQKEVRGRLVDGFAVGKTVLNMFSYTGAFSVAAAMGGAVATTSVDLAKRSLPKTTEQFEVNHLNLAPQKIIVMDVFDYFKYASRKGLSYDMIILDPPSFARNKKKVFSVAKNYGELVKDSIDILTDKGTLIASTNAANLSLAKYKKMVITALQEKNVRYKITDTYQLPADFQVNPNFPEGNYLKVLFIEIEK; translated from the coding sequence ATGAAACTTCAAGTAACTAAAAAAGCAGAACATAAATTTAAAAAAGGATATCCTTTAATTCAGAAAGAAGATTTGCAACAAGTGCCGGCGCCGTTACCAACAGATTGGCTTACTTTGATTGATAGTAAAGGCCAGCGCTTAGCTGAAGGATATTTAGGCGAACAAAATAAAGGAATTGGTTGGTTGCTGTCATGGCATGGACCAATTAATCAATCTTTTTTTCAACAACTCTTTGAAATAAGTCGTAAGAAGCGGACGTCTTTTGAAAAGGATTCGCTAACAACCGCTTATCGATTATTTAATGGAGAAGGGGATGGCATTGGGGGTCTAATTATCGATCGCTATGCAGATTACGCCGTTTTTTCATGGTATAATGAAACCCTTTATCAGAAAAAAGCCGAACTTTTGACGGCGTTTCGCACAGTTTACCCTGACATTATTGGTGCCTACGAAAAGATTCGCTTTTCCACAAAAAATTTACCCGAATCACAGTTTTTGTATGGCGAACAAGCACCCGAGCCATTACTTGTCACTGAAAATGGCGTTCAATTTGCTACCTATTTAAACGAAGGATTAATGACAGGCATCTTTTTAGATCAAAAAGAAGTTCGTGGTCGATTAGTAGATGGTTTTGCAGTAGGGAAAACAGTCTTAAATATGTTTAGTTATACAGGTGCTTTTTCAGTAGCTGCCGCTATGGGGGGTGCCGTGGCCACCACTAGTGTGGATTTAGCTAAACGAAGCTTACCGAAAACGACTGAGCAATTTGAAGTCAATCATTTAAATCTTGCCCCGCAAAAGATTATTGTCATGGATGTTTTTGACTACTTTAAATATGCTTCACGTAAAGGCTTGAGTTATGATATGATCATTTTGGATCCGCCGAGTTTTGCTCGCAACAAAAAGAAAGTTTTTTCCGTTGCTAAAAATTATGGGGAGCTAGTGAAAGATTCTATTGATATTTTAACGGATAAGGGAACGCTTATTGCCTCAACCAATGCGGCAAATTTATCCTTAGCCAAATATAAAAAAATGGTGATTACTGCCTTGCAAGAGAAAAATGTTCGTTACAAGATTACGGACACGTATCAATTACCGGCAGACTTTCAAGTGAATCCTAATTTTCCAGAAGGTAATTACTTAAAAGTCCTGTTTATCGAAATTGAAAAATAA
- the rnhC gene encoding ribonuclease HIII, with product MAQNHVIKVSKKTLAEMTTVYQPNRLNKTVPYTVFVAKVGTTTITAYQSGKVMFQGPQAEKEAARWEGTSTTPKKKISAQTTTLPADFGNWSVIGSDEVGNGSYFGPVTVCAAYVDKSMISKLKSLGVRDSKELTDPQIIQLSHVIKELIPYKLLIVEPKKYNEIQPNYNAVHMKVALHNQAIYLLLQELAPTKPEGILIDQFTPENNYRKYVRNEKNQVTEKLFFVTKGEQYHVAVAAASIISRAAFLEELDKESAELGFSVPSGAGSKSDQVAARILKKGGLDLLANYAKLHFANTQKAQKLL from the coding sequence ATGGCACAGAATCACGTAATTAAAGTTAGTAAAAAAACATTAGCAGAGATGACCACTGTTTATCAACCCAATCGTTTAAATAAAACGGTCCCTTATACTGTCTTTGTGGCCAAGGTTGGCACCACTACTATCACTGCTTATCAATCAGGTAAAGTCATGTTTCAGGGACCTCAAGCTGAAAAAGAGGCCGCTCGTTGGGAAGGAACGAGTACCACACCAAAGAAAAAAATTTCTGCCCAGACTACTACACTGCCTGCTGATTTTGGCAACTGGTCTGTGATAGGTTCCGATGAAGTCGGTAATGGTAGCTATTTTGGTCCAGTAACTGTCTGTGCTGCCTATGTTGACAAAAGCATGATTAGCAAACTAAAATCATTAGGTGTTCGTGATTCCAAAGAATTAACCGACCCACAAATTATTCAATTGTCACATGTCATTAAAGAACTGATTCCTTACAAGTTATTAATCGTTGAACCAAAAAAATACAATGAGATCCAACCAAACTACAATGCTGTACACATGAAAGTTGCTTTGCATAACCAAGCGATTTATCTGTTGCTACAAGAGTTGGCTCCCACAAAGCCAGAAGGGATTTTGATTGACCAGTTCACCCCTGAAAATAATTATCGGAAATATGTTCGTAATGAAAAAAATCAAGTCACTGAAAAATTGTTCTTCGTCACTAAAGGAGAGCAGTATCATGTTGCTGTTGCTGCCGCCTCTATTATTAGCCGCGCTGCTTTTTTAGAAGAGTTAGACAAAGAATCTGCAGAATTGGGTTTCTCTGTGCCCTCTGGTGCTGGCAGCAAATCAGACCAAGTAGCCGCCCGTATTTTGAAAAAAGGCGGCCTAGACTTATTAGCGAACTACGCGAAGCTGCATTTTGCAAACACCCAAAAAGCCCAAAAGTTACTATAA
- a CDS encoding cation-translocating P-type ATPase, which translates to MCLRRKKEMQENEPIAVTANAERYYPEDKQGLTAAQVEERQRKGLVNAAVDTEFITTKQIVINNVFTYFNLIFVVLGVLLMLVQSYKNMTFLPVVIINTVIGIYQEIKSKKVLDSLNILNATKVTVVRDGQEQEISPDELVLDDVVLFKSGEQISGDAIVLSGEVRVNESLLTGESDEITKVAYSQLLSGSFIVSGSCYARIDKIGAEAYVHQLTLEAKSIKKGEQSEMVGSINRLVKWVGIIIIPIGCVLFFQSYFINHQGLHDSIVSMEAALIGMIPEGLYLLTTVALAASTMRLAKRGVLLHNMKSIESLARVDVLCVDKTGTITENTMEVQELVPVVSIENDGTDLTNVEKLIGDFCRTMSADNDTMKAMKEFFVTNNQREAVSYTSFSSVEKFSSVTFPEATYILGAPEMILRDNYEMYQSEVEHYTSQGYRLLVFGKYLGEFQETLAAEVQPLGYILLWNPIRKEAKATFEYFAEQNVAIKVISGDNPLTVSNVAQAAGIIGAENYVDARTLTTMEAQTEALEKYTVFGRVTPEQKKQFVLLLKKLDHTVAMTGDGVNDILAMKEADCSIAMASGNQATAQASQVVLLDSDFSTMPEVVFEGRQVVNNIERSSSLFLVKNIFSLLMSVFAMIFAVTYPLQPTQVTLISLFTIGIPSTFLALEPNHRRIEGKFLFNVLSKAIPGGLTDMLVVGALLICGDILALQKTDISTTATLLLVSVGFMVLYKISSPMNRYRKRVMIGCLIGMVITSISMKNLFSLTSVSPTTLLLLAILFFAADSTFQHLSTISEKVQLWFYKKRH; encoded by the coding sequence ATGTGTTTGAGAAGAAAAAAAGAAATGCAAGAAAATGAACCAATAGCAGTGACTGCTAACGCGGAACGCTATTATCCAGAAGATAAACAAGGCTTGACGGCCGCACAAGTTGAAGAAAGACAGCGAAAAGGCTTAGTCAATGCTGCCGTCGATACAGAGTTTATCACAACGAAACAGATTGTTATTAATAACGTATTTACGTATTTCAACTTAATTTTTGTGGTACTAGGTGTGTTATTAATGCTGGTACAATCTTATAAAAATATGACCTTTTTGCCAGTAGTAATCATTAATACGGTCATTGGAATTTACCAAGAAATTAAGTCGAAGAAAGTATTAGATAGCTTAAATATTCTAAACGCTACAAAAGTAACCGTTGTAAGGGATGGCCAAGAACAAGAAATTTCGCCAGATGAACTGGTTTTGGACGATGTGGTGCTCTTTAAATCGGGTGAACAGATTTCTGGGGATGCAATTGTCTTATCTGGTGAAGTCCGTGTGAATGAATCTTTGTTAACTGGGGAATCTGATGAGATTACCAAAGTAGCATATAGCCAACTTTTGTCAGGTAGCTTTATTGTGTCAGGTTCTTGTTATGCAAGAATTGATAAAATTGGCGCTGAGGCCTATGTTCATCAATTGACGCTTGAAGCGAAGTCAATTAAAAAAGGGGAACAATCAGAGATGGTCGGTTCCATTAACCGTTTGGTGAAATGGGTAGGGATTATTATTATCCCGATCGGCTGTGTTCTATTTTTCCAAAGTTATTTCATCAACCACCAAGGGCTTCATGACAGCATTGTCTCCATGGAAGCTGCCTTGATTGGGATGATTCCAGAAGGGTTGTACCTTTTAACAACCGTTGCATTAGCTGCCAGCACAATGCGCTTAGCGAAGCGCGGCGTTTTATTGCACAACATGAAAAGTATCGAATCCTTAGCACGTGTTGATGTGTTATGTGTAGATAAAACAGGAACAATTACTGAAAACACGATGGAAGTCCAAGAGTTGGTTCCTGTGGTGAGTATCGAAAATGATGGTACAGACTTAACCAATGTCGAAAAATTAATTGGCGATTTTTGTCGAACAATGTCAGCTGACAATGATACGATGAAAGCGATGAAAGAATTTTTTGTTACTAATAATCAGAGGGAAGCCGTTAGCTATACCTCGTTTTCGTCTGTCGAAAAATTTAGTAGCGTGACTTTCCCAGAAGCGACGTATATTCTTGGAGCGCCAGAGATGATTTTGAGAGACAATTATGAAATGTATCAATCTGAAGTGGAACATTATACAAGTCAAGGCTATCGCTTATTGGTGTTCGGAAAGTATTTAGGAGAATTTCAAGAAACGTTGGCAGCAGAGGTTCAACCTCTAGGCTACATTCTTCTTTGGAATCCGATTCGTAAAGAAGCCAAAGCAACTTTTGAATATTTCGCTGAACAAAATGTGGCTATTAAGGTCATTTCTGGTGATAATCCTTTAACAGTATCCAATGTAGCACAAGCGGCAGGCATTATTGGTGCTGAAAATTATGTGGACGCGCGAACATTAACTACAATGGAAGCCCAGACAGAAGCTTTAGAAAAATACACCGTTTTTGGTCGTGTCACGCCAGAACAAAAGAAACAATTTGTACTATTGTTGAAAAAATTAGATCATACAGTGGCGATGACAGGGGATGGAGTCAATGATATTTTAGCCATGAAAGAAGCAGATTGTAGTATTGCCATGGCTTCAGGAAATCAAGCTACAGCACAAGCCTCGCAAGTTGTGTTGTTGGATTCTGATTTTTCAACGATGCCGGAGGTTGTCTTTGAAGGCCGCCAAGTAGTTAATAACATTGAACGTTCTTCAAGTTTATTCCTTGTAAAAAATATTTTCTCCTTGCTGATGTCTGTCTTTGCTATGATTTTTGCCGTGACATATCCTTTACAACCGACACAAGTCACATTGATTAGTTTATTTACAATTGGGATTCCTTCGACATTTCTAGCTTTGGAACCAAATCATCGTCGCATTGAAGGGAAATTTCTTTTCAATGTGTTATCAAAAGCAATTCCTGGTGGGTTAACGGATATGTTAGTAGTCGGTGCCTTACTAATTTGTGGTGATATTCTTGCACTTCAAAAAACGGACATTTCAACGACTGCAACATTGTTGCTAGTTTCAGTCGGCTTTATGGTTCTTTATAAAATTAGTTCACCAATGAATCGTTACCGCAAGCGCGTAATGATTGGCTGTTTAATCGGAATGGTTATTACAAGTATTTCCATGAAAAACTTGTTCTCGTTAACTTCGGTATCGCCAACAACCTTGTTACTTTTAGCCATTCTTTTCTTTGCAGCAGACTCAACTTTCCAACATTTATCAACCATTTCTGAAAAAGTTCAATTATGGTTTTATAAGAAAAGACATTAG
- a CDS encoding Ig-like domain-containing protein, whose protein sequence is MKKRSFVYWGMFFILLSTLITPFLKLETGYAQTEPTSTSETNQISATPNVVPRKQVGNIVTAIQLTDKEGNPLGTINQYTDIYLRIEFNLPDNTVNSGDTSVITLPEELRLEKNMTFNVVDDTGAVVAIAQTDVANKTVTLTYTDYVENHANISGSLYFTSLIDFENVENESKIPIYVTVEGEKIFAGDLDYQGEGDDVNEKFSKYSWFIEDDPTEIYNVLRINPTGQTYTDLEVEDVLKTESLSYMKDTMKIERGQWTLDGNAIWQFTPEEDITDQLAVQYGPGDRNFSVHFGNIGTNEYRITYKTKIDHLPEKGETFTNYAKLTENQTVVEEVEVSRVSQTGGGEANGEQYVVEIHKEDEAGQRLAGAEFKLIRNSTNQTVAKITTDQNGTAIVKGLLKDNYTLVETKAPTGYQLSQNKISITPEDFGKNLVALKTVVNHKISYQPVAASFLAGKVLLGKPLKDAEFQFELLDEKGTLLETVSNDTLGKIQFSPLTFETPGNYQYTIREVNTQQAGVSYDTHNLQVQVTVEALLGNLVATTQYDGGQVFTNHYTPEEPIESTTPPTSGTTDTTTNSTTETTSITIEKQAVHNKELPKTGETKENAFLFLGSLLLIQGLFIYFKTKK, encoded by the coding sequence ATGAAAAAAAGAAGTTTTGTCTATTGGGGAATGTTTTTCATTCTTTTGTCGACGCTGATAACGCCTTTTCTGAAACTTGAAACAGGATATGCACAAACGGAACCAACTAGTACCAGTGAAACCAATCAAATTTCTGCTACGCCAAACGTAGTACCGCGTAAGCAAGTGGGCAACATTGTGACAGCGATTCAGCTAACGGACAAAGAGGGAAACCCACTTGGGACCATTAATCAATATACAGACATCTACCTCCGAATTGAGTTCAACTTACCGGATAATACCGTTAATAGTGGGGATACGAGTGTGATTACTTTACCCGAAGAGCTACGTCTCGAGAAAAATATGACCTTTAATGTAGTAGATGATACAGGTGCTGTGGTTGCAATTGCACAGACCGATGTAGCAAATAAAACGGTCACGTTAACGTATACAGATTACGTAGAAAACCATGCCAATATTAGTGGGTCTTTATATTTTACAAGTTTGATTGATTTCGAAAATGTGGAAAATGAATCCAAGATTCCTATTTACGTCACGGTTGAAGGGGAAAAAATATTTGCTGGCGATCTTGATTACCAAGGTGAAGGCGATGATGTTAACGAAAAATTTAGCAAGTATTCGTGGTTTATCGAAGACGATCCAACCGAAATTTACAATGTACTACGGATTAATCCAACAGGGCAAACGTATACTGATTTAGAAGTGGAAGATGTGCTAAAAACAGAAAGTTTAAGTTATATGAAAGACACTATGAAAATTGAACGAGGACAATGGACACTGGATGGAAATGCTATTTGGCAGTTCACGCCAGAGGAAGATATAACTGATCAGTTGGCTGTCCAGTATGGTCCTGGTGACCGCAATTTTTCGGTGCATTTTGGCAATATTGGGACTAACGAATATCGTATCACCTATAAAACCAAAATCGATCATCTTCCCGAAAAAGGTGAAACCTTCACAAATTATGCAAAATTAACAGAAAATCAAACGGTGGTGGAAGAAGTCGAAGTGAGTCGTGTCTCACAAACAGGTGGTGGAGAAGCTAATGGTGAACAATATGTTGTTGAAATTCATAAAGAAGATGAAGCAGGCCAGCGTTTAGCAGGTGCAGAGTTTAAACTCATTCGTAACTCAACCAATCAAACAGTGGCCAAAATCACAACAGATCAAAACGGAACAGCGATTGTTAAAGGCTTGTTAAAAGATAACTATACTTTAGTAGAAACCAAAGCACCTACCGGTTACCAACTTTCGCAAAACAAGATTTCAATAACACCTGAAGACTTTGGTAAAAACTTAGTTGCACTGAAAACTGTTGTGAATCATAAGATTTCATATCAACCAGTCGCTGCTTCATTTTTAGCTGGAAAAGTTCTTTTAGGAAAACCACTGAAGGATGCTGAATTTCAATTTGAATTGTTAGATGAGAAAGGTACATTACTAGAAACGGTTAGTAACGATACTTTAGGGAAAATTCAATTTTCACCATTAACCTTTGAAACTCCCGGAAACTATCAATACACCATTCGGGAAGTAAACACGCAACAGGCAGGTGTTTCCTACGATACGCACAACCTTCAAGTTCAAGTAACCGTCGAGGCGCTTTTAGGAAATCTTGTGGCGACTACTCAGTATGATGGAGGTCAAGTATTTACTAATCACTATACGCCAGAAGAACCTATAGAAAGTACCACACCACCAACGAGTGGGACAACAGATACTACCACGAATTCAACCACAGAAACTACTTCAATAACCATTGAAAAACAGGCGGTTCATAATAAGGAATTGCCAAAAACAGGAGAAACAAAAGAAAACGCGTTTCTTTTCTTAGGTAGCCTTCTTTTGATTCAAGGATTATTTATCTATTTTAAAACGAAAAAATAA
- the rimP gene encoding ribosome maturation factor RimP: MSSAVETVTKLVTPILEEQNFELVEVEFVKEGKNWFLRVFIDKEGGIDIEECAFVSEKLSEKLDAMDPDPIPQAYFLEVSSPGAERPLKKESDYEQAVGKYIHISLYQAVDGEKQIEGTLVHLDSEQLTLSVKIKTRVKEMTFERKNIAKARLAIQF, encoded by the coding sequence TTGAGTAGTGCTGTGGAAACTGTAACAAAGTTAGTCACACCAATCTTAGAAGAACAAAATTTTGAACTTGTGGAAGTAGAGTTTGTTAAGGAAGGAAAAAATTGGTTTTTACGAGTATTTATCGATAAAGAAGGTGGCATTGATATTGAGGAATGTGCCTTTGTCAGCGAAAAATTAAGTGAAAAACTAGATGCAATGGATCCAGATCCAATTCCGCAAGCGTACTTTCTGGAAGTTTCTTCTCCGGGAGCAGAACGTCCGTTAAAGAAAGAAAGCGATTATGAACAAGCGGTAGGTAAGTACATTCATATTTCTCTTTATCAAGCAGTTGATGGAGAAAAACAGATTGAAGGTACCTTAGTCCATCTTGATTCAGAACAATTAACATTAAGTGTAAAAATTAAAACCAGAGTGAAGGAAATGACTTTTGAACGTAAAAATATCGCAAAAGCTCGTTTAGCCATTCAATTTTAA
- the nusA gene encoding transcription termination factor NusA: MSKEMLNALDVLEAEKGIPKDTVIEALQAALVSAYKRHYGQASNVEVEFEPKKGNIHVYAVKEVTEEVFDSQLEVSLKDAVALNGAYEIGDKIRFEVTPKDFGRIAAQTAKQVILQRVREAERTIIYNEFSEYENDIMQGIVERQDRRYIYVNLGKIEAVLSKQDQMPNEFYQPHDRIKVYVSRVENTSKGPQVFVSRSHPDLLKRLFEQEIPEVYDGIVEIVSVAREAGDRSKVAVRSTDPNIDPVGTCVGPKGQRVQAIVNELKGENMDIVEWNEDPAIYISNALNPAQVLDVIFDPENSKACTVVVPDYQLSLAIGKRGQNARLAAKLTGHKIDIKSESDMAEFYEQQANQEVAEVAEEMDEAIIHSDMTADDYENLAAEEAVVEAEITEELPEQE; this comes from the coding sequence ATGAGCAAAGAAATGTTAAATGCATTAGACGTATTAGAAGCTGAAAAAGGGATTCCTAAAGATACGGTGATTGAAGCGTTACAAGCAGCTTTAGTTTCTGCATATAAAAGACATTATGGACAAGCAAGCAACGTCGAAGTTGAATTTGAACCAAAAAAAGGCAATATTCATGTGTATGCTGTCAAAGAAGTAACAGAAGAAGTATTTGATTCACAATTGGAAGTTTCATTAAAAGATGCCGTTGCATTAAATGGTGCATATGAAATCGGCGACAAAATTCGTTTTGAAGTTACGCCAAAAGACTTTGGCCGCATTGCTGCCCAAACAGCAAAGCAAGTAATTTTACAACGTGTCCGTGAAGCAGAAAGAACAATTATTTATAATGAATTTAGCGAATACGAAAATGACATCATGCAAGGAATTGTTGAACGTCAAGATCGTCGTTATATCTATGTAAACTTAGGCAAAATCGAAGCAGTCTTATCAAAACAAGATCAAATGCCAAATGAATTTTACCAACCGCATGATCGGATTAAAGTTTACGTATCACGTGTTGAAAACACATCAAAAGGCCCACAAGTTTTTGTAAGCCGTAGTCATCCAGATTTACTAAAACGTCTTTTTGAACAAGAAATTCCAGAAGTTTATGATGGAATTGTTGAAATCGTAAGTGTCGCTCGTGAAGCTGGCGATCGTTCAAAAGTAGCCGTTCGTTCAACAGATCCTAATATTGACCCAGTGGGTACCTGTGTTGGTCCAAAAGGCCAACGTGTCCAAGCGATTGTGAATGAATTAAAAGGCGAAAATATGGATATTGTGGAATGGAACGAAGATCCAGCTATTTATATTAGTAATGCCTTGAATCCAGCTCAAGTATTAGATGTTATTTTTGATCCAGAAAATAGCAAAGCATGTACAGTTGTTGTACCTGATTATCAATTGTCATTAGCAATTGGTAAACGTGGTCAAAATGCGCGCTTAGCTGCTAAATTAACGGGCCATAAAATTGATATCAAATCAGAATCTGATATGGCTGAATTTTATGAACAACAAGCCAATCAAGAAGTTGCCGAAGTGGCAGAAGAAATGGATGAAGCAATTATCCATTCAGATATGACGGCAGATGATTACGAAAACTTGGCTGCTGAAGAAGCAGTTGTTGAAGCAGAAATTACAGAAGAATTACCTGAACAAGAATAA
- the rnpM gene encoding RNase P modulator RnpM: MKKRKIPMRKSVVSGEMKPKKELVRITRSKEGEVALDPTGKLPGRGAYVDLDPAEVQKAWDKKILDRVLETKLSDEFYQELLDYVTHQKARKELFGDGK, encoded by the coding sequence ATGAAAAAGAGAAAAATTCCAATGCGTAAATCGGTTGTTTCAGGCGAAATGAAACCGAAAAAAGAATTAGTCAGAATTACTCGCTCCAAAGAAGGCGAGGTGGCCTTAGATCCAACTGGTAAATTACCTGGACGTGGCGCTTACGTTGATTTGGATCCTGCGGAAGTCCAAAAAGCTTGGGATAAAAAAATTCTTGATCGTGTCTTAGAAACAAAATTAAGTGATGAATTTTATCAAGAACTATTGGATTATGTAACACATCAAAAAGCCCGCAAAGAGTTGTTTGGCGATGGAAAATAA
- a CDS encoding YlxQ-related RNA-binding protein, producing the protein MENKTKILNLLGLAMRAGKLVTGEELTLKDIRANKAKFVFVAQDASENTRKKIKDKSSYYNVPVSELFSQFELSQAIGRPRMVIGVTDAGFATKIKELLKG; encoded by the coding sequence ATGGAAAATAAAACCAAAATTTTGAACCTTTTAGGTTTAGCAATGCGCGCCGGTAAATTAGTCACAGGCGAGGAATTAACCCTTAAAGATATTCGTGCAAACAAAGCGAAATTTGTGTTTGTTGCGCAAGATGCCAGTGAGAATACTAGAAAGAAAATCAAGGACAAAAGTTCTTATTATAATGTTCCTGTTAGCGAACTGTTCAGTCAATTCGAGCTCAGCCAAGCGATTGGGCGACCACGAATGGTTATCGGAGTAACTGATGCAGGATTTGCCACCAAAATCAAGGAATTACTAAAAGGTTAG